The following proteins are encoded in a genomic region of Bacillus horti:
- a CDS encoding DUF2326 domain-containing protein, which produces MKISKIYSNDSRFKEIDFSDGLNIVLGKIVNKENLDSNSHNLGKSTLINLLDFMFLKELEKGHFLKDNKEKFKNHIFFLELKRNKDSFITIKRSVKNSTKVSIKLHLIGKQNFTEETVWDYVDMPLTSNDEGKNPKNLLNKLWGFNKVLPYSYRTFLNYFLRTQYDYDQVFKLSKFRGSDSTWKPPLTDLFGFKGSLIKNKYDLETQLNVEKKLLEQMEYELKISYMDLNKIQALIDVNEKKRIEIKTKIDNFDFYAKERKLNKELIEDIEKDIANLNSKEYKLQFELDKINDSLNKQTQFDLSSIRKLFEEIEINFPEKLEKSYEELVQFNYDITSERNKFLKQNLQRNEEELQNVNAELQILNSKRNEILSVLKEKDSFVKFKKYQMELVEVENEISQLLNKIDNIDILKEKGLHISQIESQIQKLVDKINQHLKEVNDFFKLIQSLFSSLVKDILDETAILFHSINSNNNIEFEAKITSIKEDVLTSKSEGYSYRKMLCVCFDLAVIIAYKDVREFFKFAYHDGSLESMSDTKKIKYIETIREKCRVDGIQYIFTTLEDDIPRLTDGKLFELKKDEVVVVLDDRENDEGRLFGFSF; this is translated from the coding sequence ATGAAAATATCTAAAATTTATAGTAACGATTCTAGGTTTAAAGAGATTGATTTCTCCGATGGATTAAACATCGTTTTGGGTAAAATCGTTAATAAAGAAAACCTTGATTCTAACTCTCATAATTTAGGAAAAAGTACCTTAATAAACCTTCTAGATTTTATGTTCTTGAAAGAGCTAGAAAAAGGACACTTTTTAAAAGATAATAAAGAAAAATTTAAAAATCACATTTTCTTCTTAGAATTAAAACGGAACAAAGACAGTTTTATAACAATTAAAAGGTCTGTAAAAAACAGTACAAAGGTATCGATTAAATTACATTTGATAGGAAAGCAAAACTTTACAGAGGAAACCGTTTGGGATTATGTTGATATGCCTTTAACATCTAATGACGAAGGGAAGAATCCAAAAAACCTTTTAAATAAGTTGTGGGGCTTTAATAAGGTGCTGCCATACTCCTATAGAACTTTTCTTAATTATTTTCTAAGAACTCAATATGATTATGATCAAGTATTTAAATTGTCAAAGTTTAGGGGAAGCGATTCAACATGGAAGCCACCACTAACAGATTTGTTTGGATTTAAAGGAAGTCTTATAAAAAATAAATATGATTTAGAAACTCAATTAAATGTTGAAAAAAAACTACTGGAGCAAATGGAATATGAGTTAAAAATTTCTTACATGGATTTAAATAAAATTCAAGCTCTTATTGATGTGAATGAGAAAAAAAGAATAGAAATAAAGACTAAAATAGATAATTTTGATTTTTATGCTAAAGAAAGAAAATTAAACAAAGAATTGATTGAAGATATAGAGAAAGATATAGCAAACCTCAATTCAAAAGAATATAAGTTACAGTTTGAATTAGATAAAATAAATGATTCATTAAACAAACAAACTCAATTTGATTTATCATCTATCCGTAAATTATTTGAAGAAATTGAAATTAATTTTCCAGAAAAACTTGAAAAAAGCTATGAGGAATTAGTACAATTTAATTATGATATTACTAGTGAGAGAAATAAATTTCTAAAGCAAAATTTACAAAGAAACGAAGAGGAATTGCAAAATGTCAATGCAGAACTGCAAATTCTAAACAGTAAAAGAAATGAAATTTTATCTGTGCTAAAAGAAAAAGATTCTTTCGTAAAGTTCAAGAAATATCAGATGGAACTTGTTGAAGTTGAAAATGAAATAAGTCAGCTATTAAATAAAATAGACAATATTGACATTCTAAAAGAAAAAGGTTTACATATATCTCAAATTGAGAGCCAAATTCAAAAGCTTGTTGATAAAATTAATCAACATCTTAAAGAAGTAAATGATTTCTTTAAACTAATACAATCGTTGTTTAGTAGTCTAGTTAAAGATATTTTAGATGAAACAGCCATATTATTTCACAGTATTAATTCTAATAATAACATTGAGTTTGAAGCTAAAATAACCAGTATAAAAGAAGATGTGCTAACATCCAAATCCGAAGGATATTCTTACAGAAAAATGCTGTGTGTATGTTTTGACCTTGCAGTTATAATAGCATATAAAGACGTTAGAGAATTTTTTAAGTTTGCTTATCATGATGGTAGTTTAGAGTCTATGTCTGATACGAAAAAAATAAAATATATAGAAACAATAAGAGAAAAATGCAGAGTGGATGGGATACAGTATATATTTACTACACTTGAAGACGATATTCCAAGACTAACTGACGGGAAGCTATTTGAACTAAAAAAAGATGAAGTTGTAGTAGTCCTTGATGATAGAGAAAATGATGAAGGTAGACTATTTGGATTTAGTTTTTAA
- a CDS encoding ABC-three component system middle component 6, whose product MIKPHKFMNINLSVLNVAYYIVTSLKVNKIMNYDELLMRISRNFEDDIKDIFILALTFLYSLGVISYDKKKDNLELLI is encoded by the coding sequence ATGATAAAACCTCATAAATTTATGAACATTAATTTATCTGTGCTAAATGTTGCATATTATATAGTGACTAGTCTAAAAGTAAATAAAATTATGAATTATGATGAACTTTTAATGAGAATAAGTAGAAATTTTGAAGATGATATTAAAGATATATTTATTTTAGCCCTTACATTCTTATATTCTCTAGGTGTAATTAGTTATGATAAAAAGAAAGATAATTTGGAGCTGTTAATATGA
- a CDS encoding ABC-three component system protein has protein sequence MFDKIRQLVFGSNNLVASRDINYYNPHPIRFYEKDIKEVIDCFSQEVVEIVGIVTECNDFYRPNIEEKNELNNLTHEYFEHIKSNSLIYFEKISEFLNDRRNEIFLSKYLTTARELNNKIVSNRTDFVYFDKIFDAVYSYIVEKDNYNICFDKELIWVFLHYMYWNCDIGVKYDKTS, from the coding sequence ATGTTTGATAAAATTAGACAGCTTGTTTTTGGTAGTAATAACTTAGTCGCTTCCAGAGATATTAACTATTATAATCCCCATCCAATTAGATTTTATGAAAAAGATATAAAAGAAGTTATTGATTGCTTTTCACAGGAGGTTGTGGAAATAGTGGGGATAGTGACAGAGTGTAATGATTTCTATAGACCTAATATTGAAGAGAAGAACGAACTTAATAATTTGACTCATGAATATTTTGAACATATTAAATCAAATAGCCTAATATACTTTGAAAAAATTTCTGAATTCTTAAATGATCGTAGGAATGAGATATTTTTATCCAAATACTTGACTACTGCTAGAGAACTTAATAATAAAATTGTATCTAATAGAACTGATTTTGTGTACTTCGATAAAATTTTTGATGCTGTGTATAGCTATATTGTTGAGAAAGATAATTATAATATATGCTTTGATAAAGAGCTTATATGGGTGTTTTTACATTACATGTATTGGAATTGTGATATAGGAGTTAAATATGATAAAACCTCATAA
- a CDS encoding S9 family peptidase — protein sequence MGKRAITADDLLRIKYVGNPQVSPQGDQVAYVFTQMDHDKDGYYSSIYVSDLTGEGRAFTAPYIEGKLVKDTAPAWSPDGKSLAFLSNRTGKNQVWALDMSGGEAKRLTNVKEGVLDFSWSPNGNSLALVIKAEEDQETPELLTDAAGSHKDKKEEARSDVKVITRLRYKMDGAGIFDEKRRQVYLFDLETKNYTRLSNGKFDFGQPQFSPDGQSVIYIGSNEEKQEWEYIPSLYKFDLASGQETELYKGKGSIASPSYSPDGKWIAFAGHERGAFSSGNTQVYVVPGEGGEAKSLSSEFDYTVGNLVGVDAKYDTAALSLKWNSFSTEVYFIATVGGDVQLFKADLEGNVSEALTRKVASVSSYDLVGDHKAAVVLATPFSSGDLMLQDLNDVHNINQLTHWNKELLEEEVQLSAPESFTYKSTDGWEIDGWIIKPYKFNADKTYPMILQIHGGPHTAYGNGLHHEMQLMAAKGYVVLYTNPRGSHGYGDEFVRAVVGDYSGMDYEDIMAGVDYAVEKFSFIDQNQLFVTGGSYGGYMTNVIVTRTDRFKAAVTQRSICNWLSFYGTSDIGFFFTYAQHGKANLWDDEEKLLRVSPIRYARNVKTPTLILHSEQDLRCPMEQAEQWYIALRYLGVETKLVRFPDENHELSRSGKPKHRLERLQHLIGWFEDRII from the coding sequence ATGGGGAAACGTGCAATAACAGCAGATGATCTTTTACGAATAAAGTATGTAGGAAACCCTCAGGTATCACCTCAAGGTGACCAAGTAGCCTATGTATTTACACAAATGGATCACGATAAGGACGGGTATTATTCTTCAATCTATGTGAGTGATTTAACAGGTGAAGGTAGGGCGTTCACCGCACCTTATATTGAGGGCAAACTGGTTAAAGATACAGCACCAGCATGGTCACCGGACGGAAAGAGCCTTGCTTTTTTATCCAATCGAACGGGTAAAAACCAAGTTTGGGCGTTAGACATGTCTGGCGGAGAGGCGAAGCGATTAACTAACGTTAAAGAGGGAGTGCTTGATTTTAGCTGGTCCCCGAATGGGAATTCCTTAGCCTTAGTAATAAAAGCTGAAGAGGATCAAGAAACTCCTGAGCTTCTGACAGATGCCGCTGGTAGCCATAAAGACAAAAAAGAGGAAGCTAGGAGCGATGTGAAGGTTATTACTCGACTGCGCTATAAAATGGATGGAGCTGGGATTTTTGATGAGAAGCGTAGGCAGGTTTATCTCTTTGATTTAGAGACAAAAAACTATACAAGACTTTCTAATGGGAAGTTTGATTTCGGGCAACCACAATTTTCTCCTGATGGTCAATCTGTTATCTATATTGGTTCGAACGAGGAAAAGCAAGAGTGGGAATATATTCCTTCCTTATACAAATTTGATTTAGCTTCAGGTCAGGAGACAGAATTGTATAAAGGGAAGGGCTCTATAGCTTCACCTTCTTATTCTCCAGACGGGAAGTGGATTGCCTTTGCCGGGCATGAAAGGGGAGCGTTCTCATCAGGAAACACACAGGTTTACGTGGTTCCAGGCGAGGGTGGAGAGGCTAAAAGCCTAAGCTCAGAGTTTGATTACACAGTTGGAAATCTAGTTGGAGTCGATGCGAAATATGACACCGCAGCCCTTAGTCTAAAATGGAATAGCTTTTCAACAGAGGTCTACTTTATTGCAACAGTCGGTGGGGATGTACAGCTGTTTAAGGCGGATCTTGAAGGAAATGTTTCGGAAGCTCTGACGAGAAAAGTGGCTTCTGTCTCCTCTTATGATTTGGTAGGTGATCACAAGGCTGCTGTTGTTCTTGCCACTCCTTTTTCTTCAGGAGACCTCATGCTACAGGATTTAAATGATGTGCATAACATTAACCAGCTTACTCATTGGAATAAAGAGCTTCTTGAAGAGGAGGTACAGCTTAGTGCTCCAGAATCTTTCACTTATAAAAGTACTGATGGTTGGGAGATCGATGGTTGGATTATTAAGCCTTATAAGTTTAATGCAGATAAAACCTACCCAATGATTCTTCAAATTCATGGAGGACCACACACCGCATACGGAAATGGCTTGCACCATGAAATGCAGCTGATGGCGGCTAAAGGCTATGTCGTTCTATATACAAATCCGCGTGGAAGTCACGGATATGGAGATGAATTTGTTCGTGCCGTAGTAGGAGATTATAGCGGTATGGACTATGAGGACATTATGGCTGGAGTGGATTATGCGGTAGAGAAGTTTAGCTTTATTGATCAGAACCAGCTATTTGTTACAGGTGGTAGCTATGGAGGTTACATGACTAATGTGATCGTCACTCGTACAGATCGCTTTAAAGCGGCTGTTACTCAGCGCAGTATTTGTAATTGGCTCAGCTTCTACGGCACAAGTGATATCGGCTTCTTCTTCACTTACGCCCAGCACGGCAAGGCAAACCTATGGGATGACGAAGAAAAGCTTTTAAGAGTTTCACCAATCCGTTACGCTCGTAATGTAAAAACGCCGACCCTAATCCTGCATAGTGAACAGGATTTACGTTGTCCAATGGAACAGGCTGAGCAATGGTACATCGCTCTCCGCTATCTGGGAGTAGAAACAAAGCTCGTTCGCTTCCCTGATGAAAATCATGAATTGTCTCGCTCTGGTAAGCCTAAGCATCGCTTGGAGCGTTTACAGCATTTAATTGGTTGGTTTGAGGATCGTATCATTTAG
- a CDS encoding EYxxD motif small membrane protein — protein MTAQVVGQYVTHSAYVILTIIGVLVVIGVFIQKNWRNRGYYSRETVRSKRVKLAEDTEKEANEANHYTQSDEEH, from the coding sequence ATGACTGCTCAGGTCGTCGGGCAGTATGTAACACATAGTGCATACGTTATATTAACCATTATAGGTGTGCTTGTTGTAATAGGTGTGTTTATACAAAAGAACTGGAGAAACCGAGGATACTATTCCAGAGAGACTGTCCGAAGTAAAAGAGTAAAGCTAGCTGAAGACACTGAAAAAGAAGCTAATGAAGCCAATCATTATACTCAATCAGACGAAGAGCATTAA
- a CDS encoding YgaP family membrane protein, whose amino-acid sequence MQNKKNVSTTDALFRITMGLTGVAWGTAEMIRRPYGVTPLLVTMASAMKVAEGITRYCPVMAMMGISSEKVMDQTREAMDQAKDTMKHKAKESMRQANEWTEKAKKTMLKSSSRRGNQFNVDLDMSDLELGSSEDLDDYK is encoded by the coding sequence ATGCAGAATAAAAAAAACGTCAGTACAACAGACGCTTTATTTAGAATTACAATGGGCTTAACTGGAGTGGCTTGGGGGACTGCTGAAATGATTCGTAGACCCTATGGAGTGACTCCGTTACTAGTTACAATGGCATCAGCAATGAAGGTAGCGGAGGGAATCACCCGTTATTGTCCTGTAATGGCAATGATGGGAATAAGCTCTGAGAAAGTAATGGACCAAACAAGGGAAGCGATGGATCAGGCAAAGGACACAATGAAGCATAAAGCGAAGGAATCGATGCGTCAAGCCAATGAATGGACTGAGAAGGCAAAGAAGACAATGCTCAAAAGCTCTTCACGTAGAGGAAATCAATTTAATGTTGATTTAGATATGTCAGACTTAGAACTGGGTTCGTCTGAGGATTTGGATGACTATAAATGA
- the hemE gene encoding uroporphyrinogen decarboxylase, with protein sequence MLKNDTFLRACRKENVEHVPVWYMRQAGRYDPEYRKIKEKYSLLEICKQPELAAEVTLQPVKKLGVDAAILYSDIMNPVASIGIDFDIVKDIGPVIFNPIRTKADVEKLKPIQVEEDLGHVLETIRILDRELTIPLITFAGAPFTIASYLIEGKPSKNYLKTKQLMYSEPDVWHLLMHKLGDMVIAYLKAQIQAGAKAVQLFDSWVGSLTPQDFKQFVYPTISRIFTELKDVQVQKIYFPGVSSGELLPELRDLNVQVIGLDWRVSIPEARKRLDHRFAVQGNLDPTVLTAPQHVIEEHAKAIIDQGLEEPGYIFNLGHGLFPEASLEKLKELTAFIQQYSKEKIQSMKV encoded by the coding sequence ATGTTGAAAAATGATACTTTTTTACGTGCGTGTCGCAAGGAGAACGTCGAGCATGTACCCGTTTGGTATATGAGACAAGCTGGACGATATGATCCAGAGTATAGAAAAATTAAAGAGAAGTACTCTTTATTAGAAATTTGTAAGCAGCCAGAGCTTGCCGCTGAAGTTACTCTTCAGCCGGTTAAAAAGCTTGGTGTTGATGCAGCTATTCTCTATTCCGATATTATGAATCCTGTAGCGTCCATTGGCATTGATTTTGATATTGTGAAGGATATTGGTCCTGTGATTTTTAACCCTATTCGCACAAAAGCTGATGTGGAAAAGCTAAAGCCTATACAGGTAGAAGAGGATTTAGGGCATGTATTGGAAACCATCCGGATTTTGGATCGTGAACTAACGATTCCACTTATCACGTTTGCTGGGGCCCCATTTACGATTGCCAGCTATCTGATTGAAGGAAAACCATCAAAAAATTATTTGAAAACAAAACAGCTAATGTACAGTGAGCCTGATGTTTGGCATTTATTGATGCATAAGCTTGGAGATATGGTCATTGCCTATTTAAAAGCGCAGATTCAAGCTGGAGCGAAGGCTGTGCAGCTTTTCGATAGCTGGGTCGGCTCTTTAACACCACAGGATTTTAAACAATTTGTGTACCCGACAATCTCTCGTATTTTTACTGAGCTTAAGGATGTGCAAGTACAAAAAATCTATTTCCCAGGGGTCAGCTCCGGAGAATTATTGCCTGAGCTTAGAGACTTGAATGTGCAGGTTATTGGGTTAGACTGGCGAGTTTCTATTCCAGAGGCTAGAAAGCGTTTAGATCATCGTTTTGCTGTGCAAGGGAATCTAGATCCTACAGTGCTTACAGCTCCACAGCATGTCATTGAAGAGCATGCTAAAGCGATTATTGACCAAGGATTAGAAGAGCCGGGATACATTTTTAATCTAGGACATGGTTTGTTCCCTGAGGCTTCTTTAGAGAAGCTTAAGGAGCTTACAGCATTTATTCAGCAATATTCCAAAGAAAAAATTCAAAGTATGAAGGTTTAG
- the hemH gene encoding ferrochelatase, producing MEKKKIGVLVMSYGTPESIEQVEEYYTHIRRGRPPEPEQLQELQERYEAIGGLFPLRQNTDRQVRALQDRLNEGDHPYEFVCYQGLKHARPYIEDGVKQMAEDGIKEAVSVVLAPHYSVMSVGGYNKRAKETAEEVGISLDSVKSYHLHPQLLKALVERVNTSLAKFSVAAEQVRILFTAHSLPEKILEMRDPYPQQLKETSKAIADQVGTTNWEFAWQSAGQTAMPWLGPDILDVLARVRKEEDVRHVLVCPIGFVSDHLEILYDIDIECQDAAKELGIHLERTASLNTDPLYIDTLADVVTQTLQVNKG from the coding sequence ATGGAAAAAAAGAAGATTGGTGTACTGGTGATGTCTTACGGGACGCCTGAAAGCATTGAGCAGGTTGAGGAATATTATACCCACATTCGTAGAGGACGCCCTCCAGAGCCTGAGCAACTGCAAGAGCTACAGGAGCGTTATGAAGCGATAGGTGGACTTTTTCCTTTAAGACAAAATACGGACCGTCAAGTGAGAGCTTTACAGGATCGCTTAAATGAAGGGGATCATCCGTATGAGTTTGTCTGTTACCAAGGTCTGAAGCATGCCCGTCCATATATTGAGGATGGAGTAAAACAAATGGCTGAGGATGGGATTAAGGAGGCGGTTAGTGTTGTTTTAGCTCCACACTACTCTGTGATGAGTGTAGGTGGGTATAACAAACGAGCGAAGGAAACGGCTGAAGAGGTTGGTATTTCCTTAGATAGTGTCAAAAGCTATCACCTGCATCCGCAATTATTAAAAGCTTTGGTTGAAAGGGTAAATACTTCCCTAGCAAAGTTTTCCGTTGCAGCTGAGCAGGTTCGTATTCTTTTTACCGCTCATAGTCTTCCTGAAAAAATACTTGAAATGAGAGATCCGTATCCACAGCAGTTAAAGGAAACGTCCAAAGCAATTGCTGACCAGGTTGGAACAACGAATTGGGAGTTTGCTTGGCAAAGTGCCGGTCAGACGGCAATGCCTTGGCTTGGACCAGACATCCTTGATGTGTTAGCCCGAGTGCGTAAAGAAGAGGACGTTAGGCATGTGCTCGTTTGTCCTATTGGCTTCGTTTCCGATCATTTAGAGATCCTGTACGATATTGATATTGAATGCCAGGATGCAGCTAAAGAGCTTGGGATACATTTAGAAAGAACAGCTTCCTTAAACACGGATCCCTTGTACATTGATACGTTAGCTGATGTTGTGACACAAACACTTCAAGTAAACAAAGGGTGA
- the hemY gene encoding protoporphyrinogen oxidase translates to MGDSKKIVIIGGGITGLSAAFYLDKLAEVSGTKHQITVLEQSDQLGGKIQTIRKDGFVIEKGPDSFLSRKLPAYELAKELGIEGELVGTNPAAKKTYILHKGRFHRMPQGLNLGIPTEISPFATTGLISPAGKLRALMDIVLPKKQEDKDESLGHFLHRRLGKEVLERVAEPLLAGIYAGDTYKLSLKATFPQFRQMEQRHRSLILGMKASMAKAGQTENLPDIVKQSRFLSFRNGLQTLVDHLVADLQKNDIQLLTKTKVQSVTHAGPSPDGVKKSPFQVILDGGESIPADSIILALPTKAISNLLSSTFPMAEELEKIQYVSVANVIMTFNREDIQHSLDGSGFVVPRKEKTSITACTWTSSKWGHTAPDGKVVIRCYVGRSGDEEIAAEDDDVIIARVQKDLENLMGIKATPLFYAVNRWPNSMPQYPVGHLELVEKVRKELSAYMPGVYMVGAGFGGVGVPDCIRQGKGAAQQAYAHLLKA, encoded by the coding sequence ATGGGGGATAGTAAAAAAATTGTTATCATTGGTGGCGGTATTACAGGCTTAAGCGCTGCCTTTTATCTAGATAAGCTTGCCGAGGTTAGCGGGACCAAGCATCAGATCACCGTACTAGAGCAAAGTGATCAATTAGGTGGCAAAATCCAAACGATCCGCAAGGATGGATTTGTGATTGAAAAGGGACCCGACTCCTTCCTCTCGCGCAAGCTACCCGCTTATGAGCTTGCTAAGGAGCTTGGAATTGAAGGGGAATTAGTGGGCACAAATCCAGCTGCAAAAAAGACATACATCCTACATAAAGGTCGCTTTCACCGTATGCCACAAGGACTTAATTTAGGGATTCCTACTGAAATTAGTCCATTCGCTACTACAGGGCTGATTAGTCCTGCTGGAAAGCTAAGGGCCTTAATGGATATCGTACTCCCTAAAAAGCAAGAAGACAAGGATGAGTCGCTTGGTCACTTCCTTCATCGTAGGCTGGGTAAAGAAGTGCTCGAACGCGTGGCTGAGCCTTTGCTGGCGGGGATTTATGCTGGTGATACGTACAAGCTTAGCCTTAAGGCTACATTCCCCCAATTTAGGCAAATGGAACAACGTCATCGTAGCTTAATCTTAGGAATGAAAGCAAGTATGGCTAAGGCTGGTCAGACGGAAAACCTTCCCGATATTGTGAAGCAAAGCCGCTTTCTTTCTTTTAGGAATGGCTTGCAGACGCTTGTGGATCACCTTGTAGCAGATTTACAAAAGAATGACATCCAGCTTTTGACTAAGACAAAAGTGCAATCTGTCACTCATGCTGGACCTTCTCCTGATGGAGTTAAAAAATCACCGTTTCAAGTTATCCTTGATGGAGGAGAATCTATACCGGCTGATTCCATTATCTTAGCTCTACCTACAAAAGCGATTTCTAACCTGCTGTCCTCCACGTTTCCAATGGCAGAGGAGCTAGAGAAGATTCAATACGTTTCGGTGGCGAATGTGATTATGACCTTTAACCGCGAGGACATTCAGCATTCCCTAGATGGATCAGGCTTTGTTGTTCCACGAAAGGAAAAGACAAGCATTACAGCATGTACATGGACCTCTAGCAAATGGGGGCATACTGCACCTGACGGTAAAGTGGTTATTCGCTGTTATGTTGGCCGATCTGGAGATGAGGAAATTGCTGCAGAAGATGATGACGTCATTATAGCTAGAGTGCAGAAGGATTTGGAAAATCTAATGGGGATTAAGGCTACTCCTCTCTTTTACGCCGTGAACCGTTGGCCAAATTCTATGCCTCAGTATCCAGTAGGTCACTTAGAGCTTGTTGAAAAAGTTAGAAAAGAATTAAGTGCTTATATGCCAGGGGTATATATGGTTGGAGCAGGCTTTGGTGGAGTAGGAGTTCCTGATTGTATTAGACAAGGAAAAGGGGCGGCTCAACAGGCTTATGCTCACCTATTAAAAGCATAA
- a CDS encoding DUF2553 family protein → MTQQSVQNEPRVKKVEISNKVIGKIQEDKIVFYVGERYIGSMSMSATAEKDKYKFEEGFGIEDNKIYQKQVDGVEDDQYVEGCDMGWC, encoded by the coding sequence ATGACACAGCAAAGCGTACAAAACGAGCCAAGAGTTAAAAAAGTCGAGATCTCCAACAAAGTCATCGGTAAAATCCAAGAAGACAAAATCGTATTTTATGTTGGAGAGCGATACATTGGCAGTATGAGTATGTCAGCTACAGCAGAGAAGGATAAATATAAATTTGAAGAAGGCTTTGGCATTGAGGACAATAAAATCTACCAAAAGCAGGTTGATGGTGTAGAGGATGACCAATATGTTGAAGGCTGCGACATGGGCTGGTGCTAA
- the hemQ gene encoding hydrogen peroxide-dependent heme synthase has protein sequence MSEAVNTLEGWFVLHDVRTIDWAAWKSISEDLRQAALDELLTLQQEWSQTEENKLGSYALYSVLGHKGDLVFMHLRPTMQELNAVETAFNKSLFAEFTIPSYSYVSVVELSTYVSSPDVDPETDPYIQGRLKPILPKTEHICFYPMNKRRQGNDNWYMLSMEERKSMMRSHGMIGRSYAGRVTQVISGSVGFDDWEWGVTLFADDPITFKKLVYEMRFDEVSARYGDFGSFFVGNKVDNTSLAELLSM, from the coding sequence ATGAGTGAAGCAGTAAATACATTAGAGGGATGGTTTGTCCTGCATGATGTAAGAACGATTGATTGGGCAGCATGGAAATCCATTTCCGAGGATCTAAGGCAAGCCGCTTTAGATGAACTGCTTACGTTACAGCAGGAATGGTCACAAACAGAGGAAAACAAGCTTGGAAGCTATGCTTTATATTCTGTACTTGGTCATAAGGGTGATCTTGTTTTTATGCACCTACGTCCTACCATGCAGGAGCTGAATGCGGTTGAAACAGCGTTTAATAAATCATTGTTTGCCGAATTTACGATTCCTTCGTATTCCTACGTATCAGTCGTAGAGCTAAGCACCTACGTATCTTCTCCAGATGTAGATCCAGAAACGGATCCATACATTCAAGGGCGCCTAAAGCCGATTCTACCAAAAACAGAGCATATTTGCTTCTATCCTATGAATAAGCGTCGCCAAGGCAATGATAACTGGTACATGCTTAGCATGGAAGAACGTAAAAGCATGATGAGAAGCCATGGTATGATTGGCCGAAGCTATGCGGGAAGAGTAACACAGGTGATTTCAGGTTCGGTCGGATTTGATGATTGGGAGTGGGGCGTTACGTTATTCGCTGACGATCCAATTACGTTTAAGAAGCTTGTGTACGAAATGCGTTTTGATGAAGTGAGTGCTAGATATGGAGATTTTGGTTCATTTTTCGTGGGCAACAAGGTGGACAACACCTCTCTTGCTGAACTTTTAAGCATGTAA